In a single window of the Desulfovibrio mangrovi genome:
- the fliE gene encoding flagellar hook-basal body complex protein FliE, which translates to MSIQNIGMKAYSSAMHNFSKAQKATTGESFTLPKAPKTSFVETVKDSVQKTNEMQGEKERQIKSFASGETQNVHELMITLQKASLAMSMTSAVRNKVMEAYKELSRTSF; encoded by the coding sequence ATGAGCATTCAGAATATCGGCATGAAGGCGTACTCCAGCGCCATGCACAACTTCAGCAAGGCGCAGAAGGCCACCACCGGTGAATCCTTCACCTTGCCCAAGGCCCCCAAAACCTCGTTCGTGGAGACCGTGAAGGACTCTGTTCAGAAGACCAACGAGATGCAGGGCGAGAAGGAACGCCAGATCAAGTCATTCGCTTCCGGCGAAACCCAGAATGTGCATGAACTGATGATCACCCTGCAAAAGGCAAGTCTCGCCATGTCCATGACCAGCGCGGTGCGCAACAAGGTCATGGAGGCCTACAAGGAACTGAGCCGCACCAGCTTCTAA
- the flgC gene encoding flagellar basal body rod protein FlgC, whose amino-acid sequence MDFMTALDIGASALSAERTHMNIISMNLANAKTTRTPEGGPYRRKTVLMAATEVDHPFSKQMQSALDRELRGVRVMHVAQDKRPLKQVYEPGHPDANAEGYVFYPDINVVEEMAHLMTVQRGYEANVSTMDAVKAMYNKALELAK is encoded by the coding sequence ATGGATTTCATGACAGCACTCGATATCGGCGCCTCTGCGCTCAGCGCGGAACGGACCCATATGAACATCATTTCCATGAACCTTGCCAACGCCAAGACCACCCGCACTCCGGAAGGCGGCCCCTACCGCCGCAAGACGGTGCTCATGGCGGCAACGGAAGTGGATCATCCGTTCAGCAAGCAGATGCAGTCCGCACTGGACAGGGAACTCCGCGGCGTCCGCGTCATGCACGTGGCGCAGGACAAGCGTCCGCTCAAGCAGGTGTACGAACCCGGCCACCCCGACGCCAACGCGGAAGGCTACGTCTTCTACCCCGACATCAACGTGGTGGAAGAAATGGCCCACCTCATGACCGTGCAGCGCGGTTATGAAGCCAACGTGTCCACCATGGACGCCGTGAAGGCCATGTACAACAAGGCACTTGAACTCGCCAAATAA
- the flgB gene encoding flagellar basal body rod protein FlgB, with translation MKSLFSSHMSITEKVLDMQLKRQNVVMSNLANLKTPGYKERTLEFEEDLQKALNLDAQGKMTRTSGSHMPAVFNPDNFGPEWGKVFKPRVVHGEDQVDIDKEMAKMAKNNMRYNALATVLKGNFEGLNKIITEGQK, from the coding sequence ATGAAAAGCCTGTTCAGCTCGCATATGTCCATTACTGAAAAGGTTCTGGACATGCAGCTCAAGCGTCAGAATGTCGTCATGAGCAACCTGGCGAACCTGAAAACGCCCGGATACAAGGAGCGCACCCTCGAATTCGAAGAGGATCTGCAAAAGGCGCTCAATCTGGACGCACAGGGCAAGATGACCCGCACCTCCGGTTCGCACATGCCCGCGGTTTTCAACCCGGACAATTTCGGCCCCGAATGGGGCAAGGTCTTCAAGCCGCGCGTCGTTCACGGCGAAGACCAGGTCGACATCGACAAGGAAATGGCAAAAATGGCCAAGAACAATATGCGTTACAACGCGCTTGCCACTGTTTTGAAGGGTAACTTTGAAGGCCTGAACAAAATCATAACGGAAGGGCAGAAGTAA
- a CDS encoding tetratricopeptide repeat protein, which translates to MSNHLDYEINKELGECYLFMGELDKAEEYYKKAANSNGVHPDPYLGLATIAVQRGKLDEALVLYKKADSIESNDKALAGMGLIHMDRGNNKEALEFFVRALEHNPDNMIAMSGMIQEGYALNCVADIVPVLISSLEHDPNKDAVRFSLAGCLIWLGKNAEAMEHLELLLKKDPENEGARQLYEKASGAL; encoded by the coding sequence ATGAGCAACCATCTCGATTACGAAATCAACAAGGAACTCGGCGAATGCTACCTGTTTATGGGTGAGCTGGACAAGGCGGAAGAGTATTACAAGAAGGCCGCCAACTCCAACGGTGTGCACCCCGACCCCTATCTGGGTCTTGCCACCATCGCCGTGCAGCGCGGAAAACTTGACGAAGCCCTTGTGCTGTACAAGAAGGCTGACTCCATAGAGAGTAACGACAAGGCGCTCGCCGGTATGGGCCTGATCCATATGGATCGCGGCAACAACAAGGAAGCATTGGAATTTTTCGTCCGTGCATTGGAGCACAATCCGGACAACATGATCGCCATGAGCGGGATGATTCAGGAAGGCTACGCCCTGAACTGCGTGGCAGATATCGTCCCCGTGCTGATCAGCAGCCTTGAACATGATCCCAACAAGGACGCCGTGCGATTCTCGCTGGCTGGCTGCCTGATCTGGCTTGGCAAGAATGCGGAAGCCATGGAACATCTCGAGCTTCTGTTGAAGAAGGATCCGGAAAACGAAGGTGCCCGCCAGCTTTACGAAAAGGCAAGCGGCGCCCTGTAA
- a CDS encoding putative bifunctional diguanylate cyclase/phosphodiesterase: protein MAGSTPDGSLSACESGEAVAGNNACGDLRRALFECRQRFAVLAENLFNWEVWQGPDGRMEFISDACERICGYSAESFYRNPDFFSAIMHEADIPIWRKLQAMMQGGARAGEAEFRLRTPDGRERWIHYLVRRVENDGGEFMGYRAICRDISERKLMAMQLKHQAWHDPLTDLPNRTLCMDRLGRTLERVKRKGGSDFVLAFVDLDRFKVINDSLGHGIGDQILRETALRLMREVRAMDTVSRIGGDEFVILLEEVDSLDEAQGVIRRIMDAVEEPITIGPRIVRVTASFGVIMGGSGYGTADEVLRNAHIAMHHAREEGWGNMVVFNDNMLERAMNLMHIEMDLYRALDMEEFFLVYQPIVNLGCRSITGFEALVRWNHPERGTVSPAEFIPVSEGTGQILNIGKWVLYEACRAMARWREEFPEFEDMLVSVNLSARQLSQPGMVDQVADVLRATGLPPRCLKLEVTETMLMGNPEFANMALRRLKEIGVKLCIDDFGTGYSSLTYLQAFPIDTLKVDRSFVAKMSRDPGNFKIVQAVVALAHSLGLEVVAEGVEEEEQRIMLSELRCEGGQGYLFSRPVRAEEVPTLVFGVSVNTEPMKGVA from the coding sequence ATGGCAGGATCAACGCCTGACGGAAGCCTTAGTGCCTGCGAGTCGGGGGAAGCGGTTGCAGGAAATAATGCGTGCGGCGACTTGCGCCGTGCGCTGTTTGAGTGCCGGCAACGGTTTGCCGTGCTGGCAGAAAACCTTTTCAACTGGGAAGTCTGGCAAGGCCCTGACGGGCGCATGGAATTTATTTCCGATGCGTGTGAACGCATATGCGGATACAGTGCCGAGAGCTTCTACAGGAACCCCGACTTTTTTTCCGCCATCATGCATGAGGCGGACATTCCCATCTGGCGTAAATTGCAGGCCATGATGCAGGGCGGTGCGCGTGCCGGAGAGGCCGAATTCCGCCTGCGTACTCCTGATGGCCGCGAGCGCTGGATTCACTACCTTGTTCGCCGTGTGGAAAACGACGGCGGCGAGTTCATGGGCTACCGCGCCATCTGTCGCGACATTAGCGAACGAAAGCTCATGGCCATGCAGCTGAAGCATCAGGCATGGCACGACCCCCTGACAGACCTGCCCAACCGCACCCTGTGCATGGACCGCCTCGGGCGTACCCTTGAGCGCGTCAAGCGCAAGGGGGGCTCGGACTTTGTTCTGGCCTTCGTCGACCTGGACCGCTTCAAGGTCATTAACGACTCGCTCGGCCACGGCATCGGCGACCAGATCCTGCGCGAGACGGCCTTGCGCCTAATGCGCGAGGTGCGTGCTATGGACACGGTTTCCCGCATCGGCGGTGACGAGTTCGTCATTCTGCTGGAAGAGGTGGATTCTCTGGATGAGGCGCAGGGCGTCATCCGCCGTATCATGGATGCCGTTGAAGAGCCCATCACCATAGGGCCGCGCATTGTTCGCGTTACCGCCAGCTTCGGCGTTATCATGGGCGGCTCCGGGTACGGAACCGCCGACGAGGTGCTCCGTAACGCCCATATCGCCATGCATCACGCCCGGGAGGAAGGGTGGGGCAATATGGTCGTTTTCAACGACAACATGCTCGAGCGCGCCATGAATCTCATGCATATAGAGATGGACCTCTACCGCGCGTTGGACATGGAAGAGTTTTTTCTCGTGTACCAGCCTATTGTGAATCTGGGCTGCCGCAGCATTACCGGGTTCGAAGCGCTTGTGCGCTGGAACCATCCCGAACGGGGCACGGTTTCTCCTGCCGAGTTCATACCGGTATCGGAAGGTACGGGCCAGATACTCAACATCGGCAAATGGGTTCTGTATGAAGCCTGCCGGGCCATGGCCCGGTGGCGTGAAGAGTTTCCCGAATTCGAGGATATGCTGGTCAGCGTCAATCTTTCCGCCAGACAGCTTTCCCAGCCCGGTATGGTTGATCAGGTTGCCGACGTGCTGCGTGCGACCGGACTGCCCCCCCGTTGCCTGAAGCTCGAGGTGACGGAAACCATGCTCATGGGCAATCCCGAATTCGCCAACATGGCCCTGCGCCGTCTCAAGGAGATCGGCGTGAAGCTGTGTATCGACGACTTCGGCACCGGCTATTCCTCGCTGACCTACCTGCAGGCCTTCCCCATCGACACCCTGAAGGTGGATAGAAGCTTTGTGGCCAAGATGAGCCGCGATCCGGGCAACTTCAAGATAGTGCAGGCCGTTGTGGCGCTGGCCCATTCACTGGGGCTTGAGGTGGTTGCGGAAGGCGTGGAGGAGGAAGAACAGCGCATCATGCTTTCCGAACTGCGCTGTGAAGGCGGGCAGGGGTATCTGTTCTCCCGGCCTGTACGCGCCGAGGAGGTGCCTACGCTGGTGTTCGGCGTTTCCGTTAATACGGAGCCGATGAAGGGCGTGGCCTAG
- a CDS encoding ATP-binding protein has product MTTDRTFRRYPFLYGVFLFVVLLMAVTWTIYEEQRQMDYIDSRLKTAALSIKHMLAEDFHDRATGPDSISYEEEMENRKRVNDLTLFSGLTYAYTVVGNHGKYFFAAPTVSEEEAASRKRWYYYPYEDVPDSFVSALRTGRAVFASYTDQWGTFRSVVIPETSPGGRTYLACADYDISHITALRVRNFFIAAIITAALILASLPLQALYHRSVKRFVQELTNINGELIRAKEAAEAATQAKSLFLANMSHEFRTPLNGIAGVLQMLQTQITHPGQKELLSMAIQSSERLSRLISDLLDLAKIEAGKIDIISRPFILRDLLDDVAGHFAQRYKNNAVTFRSDIDEAIPRCVEGDAERLHQVLANLMSNACKYTDAGTIALTARLLSVQNGTKAKVIFTVEDTGCGIEPETLPFLLEPFSQADQSFTRKHQGAGLGLAICKTLVAEMGGVFTIESKTGLGTKVSFTIPLAFSSSDEAQLRASKPVTPVKGKRSVLIVEDDPVTQHVVKTLLTEREWVTQAVNNGQEALDTLLEKPFDLVLLDIQLPVMNGVEMLQKLRNDKQYQRIAATPVVVLTAYAMKGDKERFLEAGANGYISKPFSHEEFWGIINKWVSASPHKRKGEKA; this is encoded by the coding sequence ATGACGACTGACCGTACCTTCCGAAGATACCCCTTCCTGTATGGAGTATTCCTGTTTGTCGTACTGCTCATGGCCGTGACATGGACCATCTATGAAGAGCAGCGTCAGATGGACTACATAGACTCGCGCCTGAAAACCGCAGCCCTCTCCATCAAGCACATGCTCGCCGAGGACTTCCATGACCGCGCAACGGGACCGGATTCCATCTCCTACGAAGAGGAAATGGAAAATCGCAAACGCGTCAACGACCTCACGCTCTTTTCAGGTCTCACCTACGCCTATACGGTAGTTGGCAACCACGGAAAATATTTCTTCGCCGCCCCCACCGTCAGTGAAGAAGAGGCTGCAAGCCGGAAGCGCTGGTATTACTACCCCTACGAAGACGTGCCGGACAGTTTTGTTTCCGCACTTCGTACCGGCAGGGCGGTCTTTGCCTCCTATACCGACCAATGGGGAACCTTCCGGTCGGTGGTAATTCCGGAAACTTCTCCCGGAGGGCGCACCTATCTTGCCTGCGCAGACTACGACATTTCGCACATCACCGCTCTCAGGGTCCGCAACTTCTTCATTGCTGCCATCATTACCGCAGCCCTCATTCTCGCCTCACTGCCGCTTCAGGCGCTCTATCACCGATCCGTCAAGCGTTTCGTGCAGGAGCTGACTAACATCAACGGCGAACTCATCCGCGCCAAGGAGGCGGCAGAGGCAGCAACGCAGGCCAAATCCCTCTTCCTAGCCAACATGAGTCACGAGTTCAGAACCCCGCTCAACGGCATTGCCGGCGTTCTGCAGATGCTTCAGACCCAGATCACGCATCCCGGCCAGAAGGAACTGCTCTCCATGGCCATTCAATCCAGCGAGCGTCTTTCGCGGCTCATTTCTGATCTGCTCGACCTTGCGAAAATAGAAGCGGGCAAAATCGACATCATTTCCCGCCCCTTCATCCTGCGTGACCTGCTGGATGATGTGGCAGGCCATTTTGCCCAGCGATACAAGAACAATGCAGTGACCTTTCGTTCAGACATTGACGAAGCCATCCCCCGATGCGTGGAAGGTGATGCTGAACGCCTGCATCAGGTGCTGGCAAACCTCATGAGCAATGCCTGCAAGTATACAGACGCAGGCACCATCGCACTGACGGCCCGCCTACTTTCAGTGCAGAACGGCACCAAGGCCAAGGTGATCTTCACCGTCGAAGATACGGGCTGCGGCATTGAACCGGAAACACTGCCCTTTCTGCTCGAACCGTTTTCACAGGCCGATCAGAGCTTCACGAGAAAGCATCAGGGAGCCGGTCTTGGACTGGCCATCTGCAAGACCCTTGTTGCCGAGATGGGCGGGGTATTTACCATTGAAAGCAAAACCGGGTTGGGTACCAAGGTCTCATTTACCATTCCGCTGGCCTTTTCCTCCTCCGATGAGGCTCAGTTGCGAGCAAGCAAGCCGGTGACTCCGGTCAAGGGCAAACGAAGCGTACTGATCGTGGAGGACGACCCTGTCACGCAGCATGTTGTGAAAACCCTGCTCACGGAACGGGAGTGGGTCACACAGGCTGTAAACAACGGACAAGAGGCGCTGGACACCCTGCTTGAAAAGCCCTTTGACCTTGTCCTGCTCGACATCCAGCTCCCCGTCATGAATGGCGTTGAAATGCTACAGAAGCTGCGCAACGACAAACAGTATCAGCGAATCGCAGCTACCCCTGTCGTGGTACTCACCGCCTACGCCATGAAGGGTGACAAAGAACGTTTCCTGGAAGCAGGAGCCAACGGCTATATCTCCAAGCCCTTCTCCCATGAGGAGTTCTGGGGCATCATCAATAAATGGGTGTCCGCTTCCCCCCATAAAAGGAAAGGGGAAAAGGCATAA
- a CDS encoding M14 family metallopeptidase, whose protein sequence is MKYILGLLLVLCTTLAAHARNPLDFTLLKLGNDPAGPTLLVIGGIQGDEPGGFNAAGVLASHYAITKGNVWVVPNLNFPSIINRSRGLHGDMNRKFARLGKEDPEYNTVEKIKSIILHPQVDLILNLHDGSGFYRPKWENSVRNPDRWGQSVIIDQESLEDSRFGNLAAMATVAVADANNALLVPEHLYHLKNTRTRDGDVEMEKTLTYFAINHGKPAFGVEASKSFNTATRAYYHVRILESFMRQAGIRFERDFTLTPEGLEAAMNRNLHLAFHDGRLKLDMDNIRSTLRYMPLSRNAGNDFIPSKPLLTVVDEGNGYRVYYGNNRITQLMPQYFDYDDSLKTLRLMVDGKQTAAPIGSMVQVGEAFEVTPEEGYRVNVIGFTRSGVENECGISISKNDIMDAYSIDKAGTVYRVEVYRENKFSGMVLVRFGDANVHLVQNNAPPSEDTMGR, encoded by the coding sequence ATGAAATACATACTCGGACTCCTTCTCGTACTCTGCACAACGCTTGCGGCGCATGCCCGCAACCCGCTGGACTTCACCCTGCTCAAACTGGGCAACGATCCTGCCGGCCCCACACTGCTGGTCATAGGCGGCATTCAGGGCGACGAGCCCGGGGGCTTCAACGCCGCAGGGGTGCTGGCCAGCCACTACGCCATTACCAAGGGCAACGTCTGGGTGGTGCCCAACCTGAACTTCCCGAGCATCATCAACCGGTCACGCGGCCTGCACGGAGACATGAACCGCAAGTTCGCGCGGCTGGGCAAGGAAGATCCCGAATACAACACTGTCGAGAAAATCAAGTCCATCATCCTGCATCCGCAGGTAGACCTCATTCTGAACCTGCACGACGGCAGCGGATTCTACAGACCGAAGTGGGAGAATTCCGTCCGCAACCCCGACCGCTGGGGACAGAGCGTGATTATTGACCAAGAATCGCTTGAAGACTCCCGCTTCGGCAATCTGGCGGCCATGGCCACGGTTGCCGTTGCAGACGCAAACAACGCCCTGCTGGTGCCGGAACACCTGTACCATCTCAAGAACACCCGCACGCGCGACGGCGATGTGGAGATGGAAAAGACCCTCACCTATTTTGCCATAAACCACGGCAAACCCGCCTTCGGCGTGGAGGCCAGCAAGTCGTTCAATACGGCCACGCGCGCCTACTACCACGTGCGCATTCTAGAATCCTTCATGCGGCAGGCCGGAATCCGGTTCGAGCGCGACTTCACCCTCACGCCCGAGGGGCTGGAAGCGGCGATGAACCGCAACCTGCATCTGGCCTTTCATGACGGCAGGCTGAAGCTGGATATGGACAACATCCGCAGCACACTGCGCTATATGCCGCTCAGCCGCAATGCAGGCAATGACTTCATCCCTTCAAAACCCCTGCTCACCGTGGTGGACGAAGGCAACGGCTACAGGGTCTATTACGGAAACAACCGTATCACCCAGCTCATGCCGCAGTATTTTGATTATGACGACAGCCTCAAGACGCTGCGTCTCATGGTTGACGGCAAACAGACAGCAGCCCCCATAGGCAGCATGGTGCAGGTGGGCGAAGCATTCGAAGTGACGCCGGAAGAAGGGTATCGCGTCAATGTCATCGGCTTCACACGATCCGGCGTGGAGAACGAATGCGGCATCTCAATCAGCAAGAACGACATCATGGATGCCTATTCCATTGATAAAGCGGGAACCGTGTATCGTGTTGAAGTCTATCGTGAAAATAAATTCTCAGGCATGGTGCTTGTTCGCTTCGGTGATGCCAACGTGCATCTCGTGCAGAACAACGCCCCCCCTTCCGAGGATACGATGGGGCGCTGA
- a CDS encoding M15 family metallopeptidase, with protein MLNRRHFLQHICGCTAALAVQSLLPAPVRAAAAISSSTLDGTALHLAPQAGAYDLHIRDYYDKMRHFDSPFEGDIILQGEHRDILYRTLQRIQRMVDTVGYANFSLLGFDDAVRLGRNYPKIGTFTKNELEFMECQFYADAAIYGFYGVKVITRLTERISQKNVIKVPYSGNYLFKGEPHDTWLAIQKTLGNTVVLTSGVRGVMKQFHLFLNKAVQNDANLSLASRSLAPPGYSFHGVSDFDVGQRDFGEYNFTDRFTETDVFARLAELGYLTLRYPRGNRLGVRFEPWHVKVNQA; from the coding sequence ATGCTGAACCGGCGACACTTCCTACAACACATCTGCGGCTGCACGGCCGCTCTTGCCGTTCAGTCGCTGCTGCCTGCACCAGTCCGGGCAGCCGCGGCCATTTCCAGTTCCACGCTGGACGGCACGGCATTGCATCTGGCACCGCAGGCGGGCGCCTACGACCTGCATATCCGCGACTATTACGACAAGATGCGCCACTTCGACTCGCCCTTCGAAGGTGACATCATCCTGCAGGGCGAACACCGCGACATTCTGTACCGGACGCTCCAGCGAATCCAGCGCATGGTGGATACCGTTGGCTACGCCAATTTCTCCCTGCTCGGCTTTGACGATGCCGTCCGGCTGGGCCGCAACTATCCCAAAATCGGCACCTTCACGAAGAACGAGCTGGAATTCATGGAGTGCCAGTTTTACGCAGATGCGGCCATATACGGTTTTTACGGGGTCAAGGTCATCACGCGGCTGACGGAGCGGATCAGCCAGAAGAATGTGATCAAGGTTCCCTACAGCGGCAACTACCTGTTCAAAGGAGAACCGCACGACACGTGGCTTGCCATTCAGAAAACGCTTGGCAACACGGTGGTGCTCACCTCTGGCGTACGCGGCGTGATGAAGCAATTTCACCTGTTCCTGAACAAGGCCGTCCAGAACGATGCGAACCTTTCGCTCGCTTCCCGTTCCCTTGCGCCTCCAGGCTACTCCTTCCACGGAGTGAGCGACTTTGACGTGGGACAGCGGGACTTCGGCGAATACAATTTCACGGATCGCTTCACCGAGACGGATGTGTTCGCACGGCTTGCGGAACTGGGCTATCTTACCCTGCGCTACCCACGCGGCAACCGGCTGGGCGTGCGTTTCGAACCATGGCATGTGAAAGTGAATCAGGCATGA
- the dnaX gene encoding DNA polymerase III subunit gamma/tau, whose amino-acid sequence MSTASLTTAYRPQTFADVAGQETIKAILSRAAREDRIAPAYLFSGTRGVGKTTIARIFAKSLNCVNAPAAEPCNVCEHCRKITQGMHVDVVEIDGASNRGIDDARRLRESIGYAPMEGRYKVFIIDEAHMLTRESFNALLKTLEEPPKGVTFIMATTEPHKFPITIISRCQHYIFKRLGEHELEAHLTNILGREQRAFEPQAVKLIARRAAGSVRDSMSLMGQVLALGHETLLESSVRSILGLAGQELFFKVMEAMKAQDVVAVSSVIREILDQGVDIGYFLRELATTWRNLFMLKQAGEQALPLLDLPEAEARQWLAWVPEFELSHVHACWQLTLEGQRRVLTSLEPAMALELLLLNLTFLPKLLNMEQLSRGGARPAGQQPAQGGAPRPSAPTAPQGRGPTNPFDAAAGAANQSGNMPDAPSAATGTASSFSGTQAGAMPPAGAGLAPHARRPEPPHRRAAQAAAGRDVPPSAGMPGPMDNDGPPVGYLDGPPADLPPEFGGAAGMDGPPPAPPATYDEAMSSQESAADGGQGSSPFMGHSGLNGDQAQDAEVAEAPVLDPATYAGPRNWENFLEFCKQQNGEGGRSVNILYSAKGEFSGNELRILTQSGIQYDRLNEAGLLAILNERVRQWFGPETSLAVLEPTSRVRPYAELRKEVEEHPLSRMLEEELGASLIHFRHKDEPGK is encoded by the coding sequence ATGAGCACAGCATCTCTGACTACAGCATACCGTCCGCAGACCTTTGCCGATGTGGCAGGACAGGAGACCATCAAGGCCATCCTCTCCCGCGCGGCACGGGAAGACCGCATAGCGCCCGCCTATCTCTTCAGCGGCACGCGGGGCGTGGGCAAGACCACCATTGCCCGCATTTTCGCCAAGTCGCTCAACTGTGTGAACGCGCCCGCGGCCGAACCCTGCAACGTATGCGAGCACTGCCGCAAGATCACGCAGGGCATGCACGTGGACGTGGTGGAGATCGACGGTGCATCCAACCGCGGCATCGATGATGCCCGCCGCCTGCGCGAATCCATCGGCTATGCTCCCATGGAAGGCCGTTACAAGGTCTTCATCATCGACGAAGCGCACATGCTGACCCGCGAATCCTTTAACGCGCTGCTCAAGACGCTGGAAGAACCGCCCAAGGGCGTGACCTTCATCATGGCCACCACGGAGCCGCACAAATTTCCCATCACCATCATCAGCCGCTGCCAGCATTACATTTTCAAGCGTCTCGGCGAGCATGAGCTGGAAGCGCACCTGACCAACATTCTGGGCAGGGAGCAACGCGCCTTCGAACCGCAGGCGGTCAAGCTCATCGCCCGCCGTGCGGCCGGTTCCGTGCGCGATTCCATGTCGCTCATGGGACAGGTTCTGGCGCTGGGGCATGAAACGCTGCTGGAAAGCTCCGTGCGCTCCATTCTCGGTCTTGCGGGGCAGGAACTGTTTTTCAAGGTCATGGAGGCCATGAAGGCGCAGGATGTGGTGGCGGTGTCTTCCGTCATCCGCGAGATTCTGGATCAGGGCGTGGATATCGGCTACTTCCTGCGTGAACTCGCCACCACGTGGCGCAACCTGTTCATGCTCAAGCAGGCCGGAGAGCAGGCGCTGCCGCTGCTGGACCTGCCAGAGGCGGAAGCCCGCCAGTGGCTGGCATGGGTGCCCGAATTCGAACTGTCGCACGTGCATGCCTGCTGGCAGCTCACGCTGGAAGGCCAGCGCCGCGTGCTGACAAGCCTTGAGCCCGCCATGGCGCTGGAGCTTCTGCTGCTGAACCTGACCTTCCTGCCCAAGCTTCTGAACATGGAGCAGCTGTCTCGCGGCGGCGCGCGTCCCGCTGGCCAGCAGCCCGCACAAGGCGGTGCGCCACGGCCTTCAGCGCCAACAGCGCCGCAGGGCAGGGGGCCGACAAACCCTTTTGATGCCGCAGCCGGTGCCGCGAACCAGTCGGGCAACATGCCTGATGCACCGTCTGCCGCAACCGGAACCGCTTCCTCTTTCTCCGGCACTCAGGCCGGTGCCATGCCCCCCGCCGGTGCCGGGCTCGCGCCCCATGCCCGACGGCCTGAGCCTCCGCACAGACGTGCCGCGCAGGCTGCGGCAGGCCGTGATGTGCCTCCATCCGCCGGAATGCCTGGCCCCATGGACAACGACGGCCCGCCTGTCGGATATCTGGATGGCCCCCCGGCGGACCTGCCGCCCGAGTTCGGCGGTGCCGCAGGTATGGACGGGCCTCCGCCCGCCCCGCCTGCAACCTATGACGAGGCTATGTCTTCTCAGGAAAGCGCTGCCGACGGAGGTCAGGGCTCCTCTCCGTTCATGGGGCATTCGGGACTGAATGGTGATCAGGCTCAGGATGCTGAAGTTGCCGAAGCCCCCGTGCTGGACCCAGCCACGTATGCAGGGCCGCGCAACTGGGAGAATTTTCTGGAGTTCTGCAAGCAGCAGAATGGTGAAGGCGGCCGCAGCGTGAATATCCTGTATTCCGCCAAGGGCGAGTTCTCAGGGAATGAACTGCGCATTCTTACGCAGTCCGGCATTCAGTATGACCGCCTGAACGAAGCGGGGCTTCTTGCCATCCTGAACGAGCGCGTCCGTCAGTGGTTCGGGCCGGAAACCAGCCTTGCCGTGCTGGAACCCACCAGCCGTGTGCGCCCCTATGCCGAGCTGCGCAAGGAGGTGGAAGAACACCCCCTTTCCCGCATGCTGGAGGAAGAGCTGGGTGCCTCGCTCATCCACTTCCGCCACAAGGACGAGCCCGGCAAATAA